The Dehalogenimonas sp. 4OHTPN genome window below encodes:
- a CDS encoding DOMON domain-containing protein codes for MGGEVFVLGILALFTWLIPFFGLPIPIIGLVWGIIILRRRPAKKGLPIAGVVLSSIGLFLSVSYSVISLISSPDDLFSSNNPPGGGGPPASTGPVDWKADGKIEIGEYEGSLVVGANFQVYWKTDTQFIYMAISAPTTGWVGIGFIDSLRSGPMDMIAGYGGAGVAAGNVYDMWSNSHYPNWSVISDPDTGGQMSLLERAALEEIPAASDESESPPYTVLEFRRRFTTGDAFDLPLLSGPNLFVWAYGNNEDVRATPTYRGYGVLELP; via the coding sequence ATGGGTGGTGAAGTATTCGTTCTTGGGATTCTCGCATTGTTCACCTGGCTGATCCCATTTTTCGGTTTGCCTATTCCCATTATCGGCCTTGTCTGGGGCATCATCATCCTCAGGCGGCGGCCAGCCAAGAAAGGCTTGCCCATTGCCGGAGTCGTCTTATCTTCGATAGGTCTTTTCCTGTCCGTTAGTTATTCAGTAATCAGCCTGATATCGTCTCCTGATGACCTTTTCTCCTCCAATAACCCTCCTGGTGGCGGCGGGCCGCCGGCATCAACGGGGCCGGTTGATTGGAAGGCTGACGGTAAAATTGAGATTGGCGAATACGAAGGCAGCCTGGTCGTTGGCGCCAACTTCCAGGTGTACTGGAAAACTGACACTCAATTTATTTATATGGCCATTAGCGCGCCGACCACTGGGTGGGTTGGGATCGGGTTTATTGACAGTCTAAGAAGCGGGCCAATGGATATGATCGCCGGATATGGCGGGGCCGGAGTTGCCGCGGGTAATGTCTATGATATGTGGTCAAATTCCCATTATCCCAACTGGTCGGTGATCAGCGACCCGGACACCGGAGGTCAGATGAGCCTGCTTGAGAGAGCGGCGCTGGAAGAAATTCCAGCTGCCAGCGACGAGAGTGAAAGCCCGCCCTATACCGTTCTAGAGTTCCGCCGCCGGTTCACCACAGGAGACGCTTTCGACTTGCCGCTGCTCTCTGGACCGAACCTGTTCGTTTGGGCTTACGGCAATAACGAAGATGTCCGGGCGACTCCAACCTACCGCGGTTATGGTGTATTAGAACTACCTTGA
- a CDS encoding ABC transporter ATP-binding protein: protein MPEAVVVTTDGLTKIFDEKVTAVNNLNITVRENAIIGFLGPNGAGKTTTIKLLLGLQKPTSGSATVFGMDISKDSLDIRKRVGYLAQDPRFYEYMSARQTLRFVCRFFYQGPVELVEKRINETLDIVGLTRVADRPIKGFSVGERQRLGIAQAYIHAPDLLILDEPAASLDPMGRRDVLELLLQLREKTTILYSTHILSDVQRVSDEVIIINKGELVTQSGIDRLLAGKNSTYSMITRGDVAGLHDSLMSQPWVESISRKAHSGHVDWEIAVKSIELAEGNLLRIALAAEGIFVVDFGRRKHQLEEVFMNLVEGEKVG from the coding sequence ATGCCTGAAGCAGTAGTCGTCACCACCGACGGGCTGACCAAAATATTCGACGAAAAAGTCACGGCGGTTAATAACCTGAACATTACCGTCCGTGAAAACGCCATCATCGGCTTCCTGGGTCCCAACGGCGCCGGTAAGACCACCACCATCAAGCTCCTCCTGGGACTTCAGAAACCTACCTCGGGCAGCGCCACGGTTTTCGGCATGGACATCAGCAAGGACAGTCTCGACATCAGAAAGCGAGTCGGCTACCTTGCCCAAGACCCACGTTTCTACGAGTACATGTCCGCCCGCCAGACTCTGCGTTTTGTCTGCCGCTTTTTTTATCAGGGTCCTGTTGAATTAGTCGAAAAACGGATAAACGAGACACTGGATATCGTGGGATTGACCCGCGTCGCCGACCGGCCGATCAAAGGCTTTTCGGTCGGCGAGCGCCAGCGGCTGGGAATTGCCCAGGCCTACATCCACGCCCCTGACCTACTTATCCTCGATGAACCGGCCGCATCGCTTGATCCGATGGGCCGGAGAGACGTGTTGGAGCTGCTGCTTCAATTGCGCGAAAAAACAACGATCTTATATTCGACCCACATCCTGTCCGACGTTCAAAGAGTGAGTGACGAAGTCATCATTATCAATAAAGGGGAACTGGTCACCCAGTCGGGTATCGACAGGCTCCTGGCGGGTAAGAATTCGACATATTCAATGATCACACGGGGAGACGTCGCTGGACTTCACGATTCCCTGATGTCGCAGCCATGGGTTGAAAGTATCTCCCGGAAAGCCCACAGCGGTCACGTGGATTGGGAGATCGCCGTCAAAAGCATCGAGTTAGCCGAGGGCAACCTGCTGCGGATAGCGCTGGCCGCTGAAGGTATCTTTGTTGTTGATTTCGGCCGCAGAAAACACCAACTGGAAGAAGTTTTCATGAACCTGGTGGAGGGGGAAAAAGTTGGCTGA
- a CDS encoding EamA family transporter translates to MSTASGVDRRALMGIAITMLFWASSFAGIRAGLESFSPGALVLFRFLIGSATLAAWVAFRESIRLPRLSDVPLVLAGGLVGITVYHICLAYGEQTVTAASASFIIGAVPIFTGFLAVVTLNERLGLRQWLGIVTSFTGIGLIALGEGGHLELEKGALAILLAAVCTSVYFVIQKRLLRTYTPLEVTCYAFWVGTALMLFFLPQLAAELPEAAPGPALAVVYLGIFPAAMAYVIWNYVFSRTTASVATSFMYLNPIAATIIAWIWLGETPSPLASLGGLLALGGVILTAKSIR, encoded by the coding sequence TTGAGTACCGCCAGCGGAGTTGACCGGCGCGCCCTCATGGGGATCGCCATTACCATGTTATTCTGGGCGTCCTCGTTCGCCGGCATTCGGGCTGGCTTGGAGAGTTTTTCACCGGGCGCGTTAGTGCTGTTTCGATTCCTCATCGGCTCTGCTACACTGGCTGCCTGGGTGGCGTTCAGAGAGAGCATTCGCTTGCCGCGGCTGTCTGATGTACCCCTGGTCCTGGCTGGTGGGCTTGTCGGCATAACTGTCTACCATATCTGCCTGGCTTACGGCGAGCAGACCGTTACCGCCGCTTCGGCTTCTTTCATCATCGGGGCAGTGCCGATCTTCACCGGATTTCTGGCGGTAGTGACTCTAAATGAGCGGCTCGGTCTGCGCCAGTGGCTGGGCATCGTCACCAGCTTCACCGGGATCGGCTTGATTGCCCTGGGAGAAGGCGGCCACCTTGAATTGGAGAAAGGCGCGCTCGCCATTCTCCTTGCCGCGGTATGCACCTCCGTATACTTCGTAATTCAGAAGCGGCTGTTACGGACTTATACCCCACTGGAGGTGACCTGCTATGCTTTCTGGGTTGGGACAGCTCTGATGCTATTCTTCCTGCCGCAGCTAGCAGCCGAATTACCGGAGGCGGCGCCAGGCCCGGCGTTGGCGGTGGTTTATTTAGGCATCTTTCCCGCGGCAATGGCATATGTCATCTGGAATTATGTGTTCAGCCGTACCACGGCTTCAGTGGCGACCAGTTTCATGTATCTGAATCCAATCGCCGCAACTATAATCGCCTGGATATGGCTGGGCGAAACACCTTCACCTCTGGCGAGCTTGGGCGGGTTGCTGGCGCTCGGCGGCGTCATTCTGACCGCCAAAAGTATCCGTTAA
- the ftsA gene encoding cell division protein FtsA, which yields MKKRLSAIDVGTTKVCAIMADADEAGIRILGVGVVSSRGLQKGMVVNLNEARESIRKAVSMAEQTAGFKMASAIVNITGRHIHSANNRGVIAISRKDEVVKQADVNRALEVARNTAIPADRRLLHLLPLSYTVDGQEGVKSPVGMHGFKLEVETHMVTASATAVENLSKCIKGAGVEIDEMIFSPLACAEAVISADEMMDGIILADIGGGTTDIAVFKDGKPIHTSVLPVAGYQITHDISVGLGVSWELAEEIKLRYGSVMPVGDAGNDQMLSEGGHSFPQSQVSEIIRSRVEEMVRLALLEVPGEDYQNLLRGGMVLTGGSANLPGLAEMGQEVARLPVRIGAPPAMYGVSERLTDPAFTTSVGLIMWRAKSRTEIPVKPISGSSESGGGFFGLFKRK from the coding sequence TTGAAAAAACGACTTTCAGCAATTGATGTAGGCACCACCAAGGTGTGTGCCATTATGGCTGACGCTGATGAAGCCGGCATCCGGATTCTCGGTGTCGGCGTGGTGTCATCGCGCGGTCTGCAAAAAGGCATGGTGGTCAATCTCAACGAAGCCAGAGAATCAATTCGCAAAGCGGTTAGCATGGCCGAGCAGACCGCCGGATTTAAGATGGCATCGGCAATCGTCAACATCACCGGCCGCCACATCCACTCGGCCAACAATCGAGGCGTGATTGCTATCTCGCGCAAAGACGAGGTTGTCAAGCAGGCGGATGTCAATCGGGCGCTCGAAGTTGCCCGGAACACCGCTATCCCTGCTGATCGCCGCTTGCTGCACCTGCTTCCTTTGTCCTACACCGTTGACGGACAGGAAGGTGTCAAAAGTCCGGTTGGCATGCATGGTTTCAAACTGGAAGTCGAGACCCATATGGTTACGGCTTCAGCCACCGCCGTGGAGAACCTGTCCAAGTGCATTAAAGGCGCCGGCGTCGAGATCGATGAGATGATCTTCTCGCCCCTGGCTTGCGCCGAAGCGGTCATCTCGGCCGATGAGATGATGGACGGTATTATTCTTGCCGATATCGGCGGCGGCACGACCGACATCGCGGTATTCAAAGACGGGAAACCCATCCACACGTCGGTTTTACCTGTTGCCGGCTATCAGATTACGCATGATATTTCAGTCGGTCTCGGCGTCAGCTGGGAGCTGGCTGAGGAAATCAAACTGCGTTACGGCAGCGTCATGCCGGTCGGTGATGCAGGCAACGACCAAATGTTGTCTGAAGGCGGCCATTCTTTCCCCCAGTCCCAGGTCTCCGAGATTATCCGGTCTCGGGTGGAGGAAATGGTTCGTTTAGCCCTGCTGGAGGTTCCTGGTGAGGATTACCAGAACCTGCTGCGCGGCGGTATGGTGCTCACCGGCGGTTCGGCTAATCTCCCCGGCTTGGCTGAGATGGGTCAGGAAGTTGCTCGCCTGCCGGTCCGCATAGGCGCCCCGCCGGCCATGTACGGGGTCTCAGAACGCCTGACCGATCCAGCGTTCACCACCTCGGTAGGCCTGATTATGTGGCGAGCTAAAAGCCGCACCGAGATCCCGGTCAAACCAATTTCCGGCTCATCCGAGAGCGGCGGCGGATTCTTCGGCCTGTTTAAACGAAAATAA
- a CDS encoding ABC transporter permease subunit yields the protein MAEITVFHDAADLIPVKAKGWQVGFPNMFKRELERVWNPRAFSIQTLAWLVLLNFVLAMFIQMDPGPFTITIFMYVSGVLVPMGAAVIASGSIIGEKNSGTAAWVLSKPASRTGFIMAKFLAISSGFLTSAVVIQGIVAYAQLSLATKSFVAAGPFIGGMLLLSLAVLFYLSMTLMLGTMFESRMPVMGIPVALVMGQIFLSLPLSDLADWLPYLLPGNLLQLGATVTGGTDENGPWIITVLISLVFTGLFLFLALHRIHQDEL from the coding sequence TTGGCTGAGATTACCGTTTTTCATGACGCCGCTGACTTGATTCCGGTCAAAGCCAAGGGGTGGCAGGTCGGCTTTCCGAATATGTTCAAACGTGAACTGGAAAGGGTGTGGAATCCGAGGGCATTCTCCATTCAGACTTTAGCCTGGCTGGTGCTGCTCAATTTCGTCCTGGCAATGTTCATTCAGATGGACCCTGGGCCGTTCACCATTACCATTTTCATGTATGTTTCCGGAGTTCTCGTTCCCATGGGCGCCGCAGTGATCGCCTCCGGCTCAATCATCGGCGAGAAAAACTCCGGCACCGCAGCCTGGGTCTTGTCTAAACCAGCTTCCCGCACCGGGTTCATTATGGCCAAATTTCTAGCTATTTCCTCCGGATTTCTTACCTCCGCGGTTGTGATTCAAGGGATTGTAGCTTACGCCCAACTATCACTAGCGACTAAGTCCTTCGTGGCGGCTGGACCGTTTATTGGCGGCATGCTGCTGCTTTCGCTGGCAGTTTTGTTCTATTTGTCAATGACCCTCATGCTGGGTACCATGTTTGAGAGCCGCATGCCGGTGATGGGCATTCCGGTGGCACTGGTTATGGGGCAGATATTCCTGTCGTTGCCGCTGTCGGACCTCGCGGACTGGCTGCCTTATTTGTTGCCGGGGAACTTACTACAGCTCGGAGCCACAGTCACCGGCGGCACCGACGAAAACGGTCCGTGGATAATTACAGTGCTGATCTCGCTGGTCTTTACCGGCTTGTTTCTATTCCTTGCTCTGCACCGCATCCACCAGGACGAGTTGTAG
- a CDS encoding ribonuclease H-like domain-containing protein, which yields MTGACEAYLDIETTGFSPDDCPITVIGIHICRGQDEEFVQLVGDHITPEALLEALRGVEVLYTFNGERFDLPYIRRRLGVDLMAEGIRHCDLMHHCHRQGLRGGLKKVEVSLGIRRRLPDINGYQAVRLWWRYLNDYDDQALETLLEYNKEDTQNLKILRRRLE from the coding sequence ATGACCGGAGCTTGCGAGGCTTACCTGGATATCGAAACCACCGGTTTCTCCCCGGATGATTGTCCCATCACCGTCATCGGCATCCATATTTGCCGCGGCCAAGATGAAGAATTCGTTCAGTTGGTAGGTGACCATATCACCCCCGAGGCACTGCTCGAAGCGTTACGCGGAGTTGAAGTCCTCTATACCTTCAACGGAGAGAGGTTCGATCTTCCTTATATCCGGCGGCGCCTGGGTGTGGACCTGATGGCTGAAGGTATCCGGCACTGCGATCTGATGCACCATTGTCACCGCCAGGGTCTGCGTGGCGGGCTTAAAAAAGTCGAAGTAAGCCTGGGAATCCGCCGCCGTCTTCCGGACATTAACGGTTACCAGGCGGTCAGGCTTTGGTGGCGTTATCTCAATGATTATGATGACCAGGCCCTGGAGACCCTGTTAGAATACAATAAAGAAGACACCCAAAACCTGAAGATACTCCGCCGGCGCCTCGAATAA
- the ftsZ gene encoding cell division protein FtsZ, with protein sequence MAKTIYVPSGARIKVIGCGGAGCNAITRMVREQIRGVEFVAMNTDAQALAITESPMRIQLGEKCTRGLGAGGDNKMGRKAAEESREDILKVVEGSDMVFVTAGMGGGTGTGSAAVVAAAAKATGALTIAVVTKPFGFEGSHRMKVAEEGIEELMPNVDTMILIPNDRLFQICDNKTGVDGAFRMADEVLHHGVQAIAEVITVPGIINLDYADVRAVMKDAGPAWMSIGRGKGNNRAVLAAKEALTSPLLDVSVDGSKGCIFNVVGPDNLTLFEVNEAAEVIRQAVDPDANVIFGVNTDDSMKDEVRLTLIATGFADKSTSVNSRDKEITRLLRNIKTEKELEIPAFLRQRGLVGARRPEPARPAAPASYSTKRW encoded by the coding sequence ATGGCTAAAACAATCTATGTCCCCAGCGGCGCCAGAATCAAGGTTATCGGTTGCGGCGGTGCCGGCTGCAACGCCATCACCCGCATGGTCCGGGAGCAGATTCGCGGCGTTGAATTTGTTGCCATGAACACCGACGCCCAGGCTCTGGCTATCACCGAATCCCCGATGCGGATCCAGCTGGGTGAAAAATGCACCCGCGGCCTCGGAGCCGGTGGTGATAACAAAATGGGGCGCAAAGCGGCTGAAGAAAGCCGCGAGGATATCCTGAAGGTTGTTGAGGGCTCGGATATGGTTTTCGTCACCGCCGGTATGGGCGGCGGCACCGGTACCGGGTCGGCAGCTGTGGTTGCCGCCGCGGCCAAGGCGACTGGCGCTCTTACCATCGCTGTGGTCACCAAGCCCTTCGGATTTGAAGGTTCCCACCGCATGAAGGTTGCCGAAGAGGGCATCGAAGAACTGATGCCCAATGTCGATACCATGATCCTTATTCCCAATGACCGCCTGTTCCAGATTTGCGACAACAAGACTGGTGTCGACGGCGCTTTCCGCATGGCTGATGAGGTACTGCATCACGGCGTTCAGGCCATCGCTGAGGTCATTACCGTCCCCGGTATCATCAACCTGGACTATGCCGATGTCCGCGCCGTGATGAAAGATGCCGGTCCGGCCTGGATGAGCATTGGTCGCGGCAAAGGCAATAACCGTGCCGTTCTGGCTGCCAAAGAGGCGCTCACCAGCCCGCTGCTTGATGTCTCCGTTGACGGCTCCAAAGGCTGTATCTTCAACGTGGTCGGGCCCGATAACCTGACTCTGTTCGAAGTCAATGAAGCGGCTGAAGTCATCCGCCAGGCGGTTGATCCCGATGCCAACGTTATCTTCGGCGTCAACACCGATGACTCGATGAAAGATGAAGTCCGCTTGACCTTGATCGCTACCGGTTTTGCCGACAAGTCGACTTCGGTCAACTCACGTGATAAGGAAATTACCCGCCTTCTCCGCAACATCAAGACAGAAAAAGAACTGGAAATCCCGGCTTTCCTGCGGCAGCGCGGTCTCGTCGGCGCCCGCCGGCCAGAACCGGCCCGCCCGGCTGCGCCCGCTTCATATAGCACCAAACGGTGGTAA
- a CDS encoding endonuclease/exonuclease/phosphatase family protein produces MRRDEILAKLNVRLPEAVSAIALPALAVTLGLQCIRVLISGLTWVLGDRFQLGAFQLGVIAFTVFGVAFLASLLRRKLGYRRVVAASLISLSASVIFVQVWPGDPVFGLIAAGAGTAAFTLFLPVYLDEVRRQENAAIPLFAAGFLCGLVVDSLLSGTWGTYDPIWQQSAVPVLLTAAQVAALMFATAKVLGKIPISPPGPIRSRSGAWIIVGPFLFLQLLILQNIPSQSTLTGLSTATTYLWLIGAELAGIIGAFFLHTRHADATYLATLFSSGLLVTFAFFPFSTGVMGLALLFLAQVSACYLFFTVVLGMNNLQRGHTMNLSTANGVGMLLLAILILAYYAVYQIALPYENSMLVMVSAVLVSGGALTSLRYSKTRLRVNRKQWAVALLACVVALVPPAIYASTETQPAVPSDEGFPVQVLSYNLHNGFNYIGKLELEALALEIERSGADIVALQEISRGWLVNGRVDMLTWLAERLQMDYFFGPTTGAFWGNALFSRYPIISAQNHQLPSDGLPLQRGFISAKISVGGEHLQVIATHLHHVEEDAETRIGQLLALMAFFNPAERTIIMGDLNAEPSSTEIGLLRGLGIKDVIATIEPPPAYTFSAQDPFQRIDYIWVTPDITFSEPAILTSTASDHFGVMVTITK; encoded by the coding sequence GTGCGCCGCGACGAAATTCTAGCCAAACTTAACGTCCGGCTGCCCGAAGCGGTTTCGGCTATTGCCCTACCCGCCCTGGCAGTAACGCTGGGGCTGCAATGTATCAGGGTTCTGATATCCGGGTTGACCTGGGTGCTGGGCGACAGGTTCCAGCTGGGCGCTTTCCAACTCGGAGTCATCGCTTTTACCGTCTTCGGAGTTGCTTTCCTGGCAAGCTTGCTGCGGCGTAAACTGGGGTACCGCCGGGTCGTTGCGGCGAGCCTGATCAGCCTTTCGGCCTCAGTCATTTTCGTCCAGGTGTGGCCGGGCGACCCGGTTTTCGGCCTGATTGCCGCTGGCGCGGGCACTGCCGCCTTTACATTGTTCCTGCCGGTCTATCTCGATGAAGTCCGCCGCCAGGAGAATGCCGCCATTCCGCTTTTTGCCGCCGGATTCCTCTGCGGGCTGGTGGTTGACAGCCTTTTAAGCGGAACCTGGGGGACATACGATCCAATCTGGCAGCAATCCGCAGTGCCGGTACTGCTGACCGCCGCCCAGGTGGCGGCGCTAATGTTTGCCACCGCTAAAGTATTGGGGAAAATCCCGATTTCGCCGCCCGGGCCGATCAGGAGTCGATCCGGGGCCTGGATAATCGTCGGCCCCTTCCTTTTTCTCCAACTCCTGATCCTCCAAAACATCCCTTCCCAGTCCACTCTCACCGGACTAAGCACCGCAACCACCTATTTATGGCTAATCGGGGCGGAACTTGCCGGAATAATCGGTGCTTTCTTTCTACACACCCGACATGCCGATGCGACCTATCTAGCGACACTTTTCAGTTCCGGCCTGCTGGTCACCTTCGCTTTTTTCCCCTTCTCTACCGGAGTGATGGGACTGGCGCTCCTGTTTCTAGCCCAGGTTTCCGCATGCTATCTGTTTTTTACAGTAGTTCTTGGTATGAACAACCTGCAGCGCGGGCATACCATGAACCTTTCCACCGCCAACGGGGTGGGCATGCTGCTTTTAGCCATCCTGATCCTGGCTTACTATGCGGTATATCAAATCGCGCTACCATATGAAAATTCGATGCTGGTGATGGTTTCGGCGGTGCTGGTTTCCGGCGGAGCGCTGACCTCACTGCGGTATTCCAAAACCAGGCTAAGGGTAAATCGAAAACAGTGGGCAGTGGCGCTCCTGGCTTGCGTCGTCGCCTTAGTGCCACCGGCGATCTACGCCTCGACCGAAACCCAACCAGCTGTACCCAGCGATGAAGGATTCCCGGTTCAAGTCCTCTCATACAACCTGCATAACGGTTTCAATTACATTGGAAAGTTGGAACTGGAAGCGCTGGCACTGGAGATCGAACGGAGCGGCGCCGATATCGTCGCTCTCCAGGAAATCTCCCGCGGCTGGCTGGTCAACGGCCGAGTCGATATGCTGACCTGGCTGGCTGAAAGACTCCAAATGGACTATTTTTTTGGTCCGACCACCGGGGCTTTCTGGGGCAATGCTCTCTTCTCCCGGTATCCGATCATCTCCGCCCAGAATCACCAATTGCCGTCAGATGGCCTGCCGCTTCAGCGGGGCTTTATCTCTGCCAAGATTAGCGTCGGCGGTGAGCACTTGCAGGTGATTGCAACTCATCTTCACCATGTTGAGGAAGATGCAGAGACCAGGATCGGGCAATTATTAGCGTTGATGGCTTTTTTTAACCCGGCAGAGCGCACCATCATCATGGGCGACCTGAACGCCGAACCATCAAGCACCGAAATCGGTTTGCTGCGGGGTTTGGGTATAAAAGACGTTATCGCTACCATCGAACCGCCGCCGGCATATACCTTTAGCGCGCAGGACCCGTTCCAGCGAATTGACTATATTTGGGTCACGCCTGACATCACCTTCTCCGAACCGGCGATTCTGACCAGCACCGCATCCGACCATTTCGGGGTGATGGTCACGATCACCAAGTAG